The genomic segment ATTTCAAAGCATAAAGGTAAGTTCACAACTATTCTGTTAAATAATTCAGCCATTTACATTGGAAGTTATTTCTAACATACTTGAATAATTAAGTGGTTTATAtttaaactaataaataaatgaaattgtcaGCAACTGCCTTTTTTGATGTTttgattatgtaaaaataaactcattttgaCCATAGAACTTACATAATTAGAATTGTCAGCTGATCATttatagtaaaacaaaattttctcttaaaaattataatgagatttaaggagttttctctttttctaagtgTTAGAAAACTAAATTATGAAGGCAagattgcttttctttattaCCTTTTCATCTACCGCAAACCCACGGAAAATCTTATATAATCATCTGGGGAAACAAAAATAGCAGGAGtcaattcaaattaaataaatacaccCTAAATTTTTTATATGATGACTTTTTAATCATTTCCTTCAATGTTAACAGGCTCAATTTTCACAGGCCAAAGAGGACATAAAGGATCATTGGCAGGTACTGAAAACAAGGTCACCCATCCCTGGTCATTGGGCTGTGGCTGCCTTTTCCTCACAGCACTTTATAGCTTCTTTCACAGAAGTAGAGGCCAGAGCTAGCAAAATGCTTCTAATATAATAGGGAAATTGGGTagacatatatgaaaaaaaagcAATGTAGATCATATACAAGCAATTCTGAATTGTGTTGGGTATGTAAGACATGCTCCACAGCTCAGAGATCAGTGTGGTCTGGGAGATttagtgaaaattttattaactaGCATTATCTGTAAACTATGCCTtataaaaaggcagaaagaaattAGATCTCTGAGCAAAAGTCAGTGGCAATAATGGCCTGGACAGCATCAGTGTTCAAAATAATGAGTATGACACTGGGAAAAGGGATGAGAGAGGTGATAATCTATGCAAATGTATTTCCTTAGCTTTCTAAGTCAATTTCTTTTAAGATGAATAGTTCACTTCTTACACTTTAGTGATTTTTGTGAAATATCTAAGATATAAATTTAACATATCTACAGCatgctcttttaaaatattcactatacTGGGAGGGGGATATATAAACTGTTCTCAGTGGAAAAgactatagttttatatataaatgtgtatgcatatatctATACACTCACATATGTGTTCATATATATTTGagtattgatttaaaatttattttaaagatcctGAATATGAAACTGactctaaaattatttgaaaataatgcacAAAATATGAGTACCCtagatttgtatatttttcttgcaAAAATTCATAAAGACAAACCTTTACCACTTTAACCATCCTTCCTGAGATTATTAAAACATCCTGTGAATGCTGATGGTCAGAGCTTGAGGTCTCAGAGGCTGACACTATACTGTAACAAATGTTCCCCTAGAATTATGTGTGCCTGTGTTTCAGAGACAGTAAGGGAAGCTTGAAGAAAAAGTTCCACTCcctgacataaaaataaaaaaagtgaaggaaaaactAAACACTCTACACTAGAATCTCATAGCTCCATAATTCCTTTCTCAACAGACAAGGTCCACATGAATGGGAACAACCACTCCTTGATAACTGAGTTCATCCTGACAGGATTTACAGAACACCCAGAGCTGAAGACCCTTCTGTTCGTGGTGTTCTTTGCCATCTATGTGATCACCATGGTGGGGAACCTTGGTTTGGTGGTGTTAATTTACACAGAACATCGTCTGCACACACCAATGTACATCTTTCTGGGCAACCTGGCTCTGATGGATTCCTGCTGCTCCTGTGCCATTACCCCCAAGATGTTAGAGAACTTCTTTTCTGAGGACAGAAGCATTTCTCTCTACGGATGTATGGCACAATTTTACTTTCTGTGCCTTGCTGAAACTGCAGACTGCTTTCTTCTGGCGGCaatggcctatgaccgctatgtggccataTGCAGCCCACTGCAGTACCACACCAAGATGTCAAGGAAACTCTGCATTCAGATGACCACAGGAGCCTACATAGCTGGACACCTGCATTCTATGATTCATGTAGGATTTCTGCTTAGGTTAACTTTCTGTGGGTCTCATCAACTCAATCACTTTTTCTGTGATGTTCTTCCATTGTACAGACTCTCCTGCATTGACCCTTATATCAATGAATTGATATTACTTATATTTGCAGGGTCAGTTCAAATTTCCACTATTACCATAGTCTTAATCTCCTATCTCTGTATCCTTTACACAATATTCACAATGAAATCCAAAGCAGGAAGAAGCAAAGCCTTATCTACTTGTGCATCccactttctctctgtctcaatATTCTATGGTTCTCTTCTCTTCGTATATGTTCTACCAAGTTCAGTTAAAGAAGAGGATAAAAACATACCCATTGCTGTTTTTTATACTTTAGTAATTCCCTTATTGAATCCTTTTATTTATAGTCTAAGAAATAAGGaagtaataaatgctatgaaaagaattataggccgggcgcggtggctcacgcctgtaatcctagcactctgggaggccgaggtgggcagatcgtttgagctcaggagttcgagaccagcctgagcaagagcgagactccatctctactaaaaatagaaagaaattatatggacagctaaaaatatatatagaaaaaaaaaaataaattagccgggcatggtggtgcatgcctgtagtcccagctactcgggaggctgagacaggaggatcgcttgagctcaggagtttgaggttgctgtgagctaggctgatgccacggcactcactctagcctgggcaacagagtgagattctgtctcaaaaaaaaaaaaaaaaaaaaaaaagaaaagaaaagaattatgaagaaaaaaCGTTTTGTAACATTCTGAGAAAAATATCATCCCCTTTGGAAAACTGATTTTGACTAAATGaaacttttttcaaaatcaaGGAATACTAAgagtagaaaatgaaaactttgtatataaaatattaaaaaatcaaacatgaTGTTATGTGAGTCAAATACACAGTTTGGAAATTGGTCAGCTAAAATGGACTTTAAGCTACTAGCAGTAAACTAAATAATTATATTGAGATCACAAATTGATTCAGAGTGCAGTGACTTATGCTAGTAACTAATTCTGTCAGTGTAAGTAgttataattttcaataaatgcaACAAATACTAGAAATAGTAGTCAGTATATGTAAAGGAAGCTTCCGTTTAAAATTGATAACAAACTTTTGGGATCTCAagcataattttgaaaaacttagTCACATTCCAAGTTCAAAAATGTTAATTCCTTCTTAAGCAACAGCGTCTGTGAGaactgtatgtttgtatttgATTCTCAATTTTGTTTGAATTCATTCAAGAgattaaattgtttaaatatgaATTCATGCAGAATTTGTATGTTCTAAtcaagaacattttcatttttagtgaGAGTAAATTTTACTCTCCAGTTCTCTGAAATAGTGTTTATATAATGGTGATTTATCTATACGTTTTTGAAATTTAGTCTGTTTATACTGAAATCTCTATGGATTTTACGGTTTTCACGTAATTTGCCTATTTGTTCATCATATAGGACACTTTAACTCCTGAatatattgattaaataaactttttttaaccCTGGTATTATTACTTGTCTTATTTGCTATTAGCAGTACCACCTACATGTACTGATTCCCAGGAATAGTATTGATATGTTCATAACATTAACAGAAAGATAGAAATGCTGTTTAAGCATAAATGAAGCAGAAAGTAGTGAAAATCCTTAATGgctaaacaaaaatattcatcatttaaaataaaaatatgaaagaaaaaataatttatgaaccTACTATCTGCTGGGCAATACATTAGATGTTTCATAAATATTACCTACTAATTAGTCAGGCATTATTTTTCTTGCATTTCCTTAGcagaaattttgtattttgaaataggGAGTAGCTTGCCCAAGTTCATCCAAGTTTCCCGGATGGAACTAAATCTTGAATCCATATGCCTTTTCTACACATACTTGGGAATTCAGAAAGTGAAGATCTATATAGTCTGGTAGATTACATTATTAAGCAGCAAAAGTAAAGTGTGCCTAATAAGATagcaaaaacatttatatttgggaaaaaaaatggaaatgagcgTGGCTAGAGTCAATGATTATGGAAATGAGCATGGTAGTGAGTGTGAGGGAGAGGTGAATAATGGGACAGAGTCAAGAAAGTGGCAAAACTGTTGGGGAGAGTTCTTAGTGAACATAAAAAACAAGGATGGAAGTGGATTAGGTTACTGGGGTCCTTAAATGCTGCcctaaaaaaatctgaatttatttAGAGTTTTGAGACATTGTTGTCTTCTTGGCAGCAGAGTAATATGATTGTATCTTTTAGACAACTAACCAGACAATTGATTGGAAGGGATTGGAAGTAATGAGACTAACCCCAATAAATCAGACATGAGGTGATGAGAGCTAGAGCTGAGAATACCGTAataaaatagatgaatgaatagatatgagtaacattttacagaaaaaaatggtaaattataaCTGTTGGATAATAAAATAAAGGCCTACCTTCTTTCTGTATCAGTCATGCCGTATCTGATTTTCTATTACCATTATTCAAATGGTACCTAACATTTGGGaacttggtaaatattttcttcaatatattttaatataatcatgCAAGCTATTATATAATgggttgattatttttatttttgaatgattaaacttttttttaatttctcatttttatttctaatgtaattactgatagaTATAACTCACTTAAACAAAAAAGCTCTTCAGGGTCCTAAATACTGTTTCAGAATATAAAGGAATTCAGAGACTAAAAAATTTGAGAAGCTCTGAATTAGATGGATGTTGTATCTCTTGGATCCACActctattttaatagatatttttagtCATCACGCttgtattcattaattttttcccttttctaataGTACCATGAGTTTTGTTATGTACCTCTAGAACATCCACTCCCAACTCTTAGCAACAATGAATTCCAGAGGTCTTTCAACAGAAGAGTATGTGATTTATCTGGGGCAAAAGAAACAGAAGCAGTGatttttctggaagtttctgAGAAATATGTTGCTTTACATTACAAGAGATCCACAAAAATGGTAGCTGTATTTTAAGGTGTGTGGATGTGAAATATGGCACGGCCTACATCATTTTGCGGTCAAGAGGAAAAGTAGCCTGGGGATGAAGCCAATACACAGAAGACGACATAGCTGAGGAAATCACAGAGAAAACAGACCCAGAGTCACTGAAATAAACCACTCCTGTTTGTATAATCCATAGATCTTATACTTATTTAAGCTTGTTTGAGAAGGGTGTTTTATTTGGAACCAAATAAATATTGATACCTTCATGTCTCTGCcttctcttttatatttcttcttttatatcctgttttttttattatttcggcttattatgggggtacaaaagttcaggttatgtatattgcccatgtccccccatccccccgagtcagagcttcaagcgtgtccattccctagacagtgcacatcacactcattatgtaggtatacacccaacccctcccctcacaccccacatctgtccgacacccaattggtattattcccaaatgggcacttaggtgatgatcaggagtggattagtaaaatgtgatatatgtataccatggagtacatCCTGTTTTAAATTAATCCTCAGACATTCTTTTAGCTTGAAAATAACTTTTCCATTTAGTGGTATCCATTTCAATATTAAAGCACATCTATTAAATCTTTTACTTTCATtgctatattttaatttccaataatccctatttttttaaaaatttaggagCATAGAGATTTCATAATTTGTCCATAGACATATGAAGGTGGAACTCAGGAATCAAACTCAGGCTATGTGTTTCCAGAATCTATATTCATAACCACTAAGTCATACTATATATAGCATAAAGCAACGTAGCATGAAAGGGAAATATTTAAGAAGCTAAGTTAAGAGAAAAAGCTTTGAAGGGGGAAAGAATTAGGACAGAAATTCAATATGAGATGAGGATGAATGAGATTTTCACtcaaatttgttttgaaaaatttaaaacttacagaaGATTGATAGAATTATATGATTGATgctcatatacatttttaactatttaaaaaattaattaagccATTAAGCAATTCTTAGCATTCTACTACTTTTGACTATCTctaaatgtgtatatacacacatacaacacacatGCATACCTTGatataatgcatatatacatatataggaaATGACATCATGACACTTTGTCCATAAGTATTATACTTCAAAACATAtctcaaaagaacaaagacattttctatatggttatattatcattattaaccTGAAGAAATTTAACATCAACTAATATGCAGTTCACATCAAAATTTTTCCCAATTGTCTCAAAATCGCTCTCtatagcaatttattttttcatcaaggATTTCATTAAAGGTTACTATGTACTTTCAGTtattacaataataatataattataatatattattaatatgtaataattactaatatatgtaatatgtgta from the Eulemur rufifrons isolate Redbay chromosome 7, OSU_ERuf_1, whole genome shotgun sequence genome contains:
- the LOC138385707 gene encoding olfactory receptor 5K1-like, whose translation is MNGNNHSLITEFILTGFTEHPELKTLLFVVFFAIYVITMVGNLGLVVLIYTEHRLHTPMYIFLGNLALMDSCCSCAITPKMLENFFSEDRSISLYGCMAQFYFLCLAETADCFLLAAMAYDRYVAICSPLQYHTKMSRKLCIQMTTGAYIAGHLHSMIHVGFLLRLTFCGSHQLNHFFCDVLPLYRLSCIDPYINELILLIFAGSVQISTITIVLISYLCILYTIFTMKSKAGRSKALSTCASHFLSVSIFYGSLLFVYVLPSSVKEEDKNIPIAVFYTLVIPLLNPFIYSLRNKEVINAMKRILQKKMVNYNCWIIK